A region of Takifugu rubripes chromosome 6, fTakRub1.2, whole genome shotgun sequence DNA encodes the following proteins:
- the cdk5rap2 gene encoding CDK5 regulatory subunit-associated protein 2 isoform X9, with translation MDSVVADDMTLPVDINGSCRLPDSFNAGEDSTDSMTAPSFPAKMSPIKALTMKDYENQITALKKENFNLKLRIYFMEERMQQKCDDSTEDIFKTNIELKVELESMKRELAEKQELLVSASKALDSLAGRESGEPQRFREQAQREIDALNDAFNKKIADLEQCLQVAEGEVEKMAAIAEQEKLKNFSLERQLRTMSPQDNTSTPAEDLQAALQEKEKIIEQLQNTVKNQEVLIHQRKRNANQATDAASADTAQPSELITKKEQELKELREELQRLKDQTTPNHQPGVNQLEVHNKLLTEQLAETKSTSETLTKTLEETQNQNKDLLVKLEEKETELNSEKKNALKRDKTIQGLTQVLKEKEKEIAELFHEIEDRDDALAKAREAAHKAQLQKYQGVEEHQNLLMEKQTELAKLQGEHNAKVFEAQKLQRALHRREQELADLQQAKDQLEVEMEDLQQQKKKGDKALNDLNNQLKKMSDEIGERESALQQQYQETLEHTKRKLQAHEVTIHRLTSTLSDKEQQLQDYMNMVRDFESRSPVGNDNVLSKMRQRLKDKEKALEQALDEKFAAIEEKDNVIHQLQLSLRERERDLERLNNLISHNEETINSFDSVIKEKDVELQHLANTLKNLQRAKQDVEDNLNRSLREKDSIISQLQLSLEGKTKDMEEMAESVLNQSQTHARDLIEQMGQRLKFTEAMLAEAVKARERLVADNESAVEGLLATISSKDQLLKESAEHYNRLLSDRTQEIQELRKQLSNRQQQLTAAERHNSTTAQEGYLEIAELRALLAEKDGIINKLLHRGQDREQFLADMQKDPDHVLELKHTIQIMQEHLDERDAELSKRISDDNMENLHVPQNTVILLKKELSQKTEALNKALQRESELKISLAELQSLLSEMEGRNEAQAANIESLTATLNTKDDIINTLHQRFSQRGGSGVDQSQDPMTGSGIEGSLPSLPQRETTMIGGDSQQEVLPKSEALQQEHDALYKALRAEQQLYSSLVRTVKEQDSTQRLHALQLELTSVQLLREQLEESIRNNKELRDDLKSEIQRAKLREGVDAIDPKELESMKHQLEDAQRWNASLQARLGAIQNRGGGVGGAKDSGDTLSFIGDQTSYMSICVGEEHDESLSELSAQELRHKVLELQDCVSNLQTLNNELQNQLSLVDKSDDVAHKTGTKNMSSSPWKQQLKTAQKMHNKGLHYSVIDKECQTDIRTGEQFDVGTDEDLRQSREDAHSASDTLYTEEKKVKDITADVLALESLLTDCGATSVSHLRETLLRLRRENAELRGLLKEQKSAECKEKESADASGDSSDGQAELRRSLETLQSDSQSGSSVSDGSSAPVVSSTDGMVNLQIKNLSHRRSAKQHVAKHRAGLKSRLPVPLRLRGEASSSRQTMSSDILKPDPLSNPLSDDACVSDQQLHTDADGAMSSQYSTSPSSTLRYSHRSCSPVGSDKGSDASVTLDHTYPLTELELLHQECQEKEVLINKLSEQLADWEELQSQLQEKDQLNHQYMEALQAAESTIAYLTACSLDSQEQHVAHNFGTTGNLDINHYTGRQQNVLWEQCRPLTGNQDKPRVKDAATQHCHYNTGEHNIKSLRQIATESLKAHGESKNQLELGASDYISLNPKMTEAVVKCLSAIESAVASLAEHCTDISSLSSGKTSQMSSDLQVNLDNLQRALQDSNDLGEATQFSDLCETKGHIELHNNLCHLYKVFGDKSQRISELQASLQEQKCRKEDHLENRTVPEVKGLPPSVKSELETLHKALREKKKACKSLEERLATALTNTTIPENAQKALRQDDKGVQVDLQDLGYETSGKSEQDREECSSTDFEAGLKPSCSASSLPTLLKHEQATFSSTENLDSSSSTPYPSSPALSSAKVSQKSLQVYNKYGVSEDPLQLQGQVRELKAQLENQAKVILQMQSLLHQNSLSSDLEFRTSDPSCVRDLKGRRAEEESQEGVKKEGDKPVMNDKSSHLSMELERERAQNRRLSEQLQQTRSGSTSPARLDSLVQSQARELSQLRQQIKESRKLGALQRQQLEELNKAFKELLHANKVDCYMGEVVKEQLDKSLGLLDRLEGRLDRGDSCLDNGDVAALELSRRLAQELQEKNCIIQNLESQLRDQSPHSQHSSHSDLCHSDRTSSSYSSPTTHGSSGTQNQKQLPDWKTAAARPGGGVPEEGVSGTSSRLQGLQRENGRLQEQLRSSEELNSSLRSELDLHRSIMAQTSSRQQQDDGKEGSSSQTYIRKLDREVSPQDHPADRHLNSDMLGEHLQEIRALRLRLEESICTNDRLREQLEKKLAEVERDSATNIFIHGEERGQLANEIRILWGQNQALKEQLSMGSKDKQKENERLRETVARRTAKLEQSRKECEALRQENTRLQERLEQSSQETSQLQETLQYSKEELHRLQSEVNALRQQLSDSQHLLNSLRLELQVFEKMKTDVHRCHGPSEAPQDPAPSGSWDLSELLSEIRHLRLQLEKSIQTNTALREKLEEQLLKGAHRSETININYLLSSPDEGGRSPGREGNDALHHSFHSHNKCSGGLQDERYRGHLELDGSSRGSSSGDSLSGAPSRLVPGHRIWANRNGRHILGLIEDYSALRKQISDGRKLSRSLIAQLQECVQIFRHSSSDNKMLEEQRLRSLTGSMNNMQHVLEEAGRLLKLVWRVSLPAANTAGDGSSNQQDELMKNEVARLKSRLSQQERMLCGAVKRLRTTNQLKEGMEKMIIDQLYVTHGVLKKARGNLETNYSSLFSLKEPSGGPDEGGPRRWPVGGGRDLQPGRAAEDPSSDES, from the exons ATGGATTCTGTCGTGGCGGACGATATGACGCTTCCTGTTGACATAAACGGAAG CTGCCGACTACCAGACTCCTTCAATGCTGGTGAAGACTCCACCGACAGCATGACAG CTCCATCTTTTCCTGCCAAGATGTCCCCAATCAAAGCCCTTACCATGAAGGACTATGAGAAT CAAATCACAgcactgaaaaaagaaaactttaatCTCAAGCTCCGAATTTACTTCATGGAGGAGCGGATGCAACAAAAATGTGATGATTCCACAGAGGACATCTTCAAAACG aacattGAGCTGAAAGTGGAATTGGAGTCTATGAAAAGAGAACTTGCAGAAAAGCAGGAGTTACTTGTGTCTGCATC gaaagCATTGGATAGCCTGGCTGGCCGAGAATCTGGGGAACCTCAGCGCTTTCGAGAGCAAGCTCAAAGAGAGATTGATGCACTTAATGATGCATTCAACAAGAAGATAGCCGACCTAGAACAG TGTTTGCAGGTAGCAGAGGGAGAAGTTGAGAAGATGGCAGCCATTGCTGAACAGGAAAAGCTTAAAAATTTTAGTTTGGAGAGACAGCTCCGAACAATGAGTCCACAGGATAACACCAGCACACCAGCTGAAGACCTGCAGGCTGCCctgcaagaaaaagaaaa AATCATTGAGCAGCTCCAAAACACTGTGAAGAACCAGGAAGTTTTGATTcatcaaaggaaaagaaatgcaaaCCAAGCCACAGACGCAGCCTCAGCTGACACAGCACAGCCATCAGAGCTCATCACCAAGAAAGAACAGGAACTTAAG GAACTGCGAGAGGAGCTCCAAAGATTGAAGGATCAGACCACACCAAACCATCAG CCTGGGGTTAACCAATTGGAAGTTCATAATAAGCTGCTGACTGAGCAACTTGCGGAGACAAAAAGCACAAGTGAGACCCTGACTAAAACGTTGGAGGAGACACAGAATCAAAACAAG GACTTGTTGgtgaagctggaggaaaaggagactGAGCTCAattcagaaaagaaaaatgcccTGAAGCGAGACAAAACCATTCAGGGGCTTACTCAAGtcctgaaagaaaaggaaaaagag ATTGCAGAGTTGTTTCATGAGATCGAAGACAGAGACGACGCTTTGGCCAAGGCCAGAGAGGCAGCTCATAAAGCCCAGCTACAGAAGTACCAG GGAGTAGAAGAGCACCAAAATCTATTAATGGAGAAGCAAACAGAACTAGCCAAACTCCAGGGAGAACACAATGCAAAAGTGTTCGAAGCCCAAAAGCTCCAACGTGCCCTTCACAGGAGAGAACAAGAACTGGCTGATTTGCAACAAGCCAAAGACCAGCTAGAAGTGGAAATGGAGGACCttcaacagcagaagaagaaaggagacaAGGCCTTGAAT GATCTAAACAATCAGCTCAAAAAGATGAGTGATGAGATTGGGGAGAGGGAGtctgctctgcagcagcagtaccAGGAGACTCTGGAGCACACCAAACGAAAACTTCAGGCTCATGAAGTGACCATTCACAGGCTTACATCCACTCTCTCTGATAAAGAGCAACAACTACAG GATTACATGAACATGGTCAGAGACTTTGAAAGCAGAAGCCCAGTCGGAAACGATAATGTACTTTCCAAGATGCGGCAAAGGCTAAAAGATAAGGaaaaagctctggag CAAGCACTGGATGAGAAGTTTGCTGCCATTGAGGAGAAGGATAATGTGATACACCAGTTGCAGTTGTCACttagagagagggaaagagaccTTGAAAGGCTAAATAACTTGATCTCCCATAATGAGGAAACCATCAAT AGTTTTGATAGTGTTATCAAAGAGAAGGatgtggagctgcagcatctTGCAAACACGCTGAAGAACTTGCAGAGAGCCAAGCAAGATGTGGAAGATAATTTGAACAGATCACTGAGGGAGAAAGACTCCATCAtcagccagctgcagctctccttGGAAGGAAAGACAAAGGACATGGAG GAAATGGCAGAGTCGGTGTTGAACCAGTCACAGACACATGCACGTGACCTCATTGAACAGATGGGCCAAAGATTAAAGTTCACAGAGGCGATGTTGGCTGAGGCTGTGAAAGCCAGAGAAAGGCTGGTAGCTGACAATGAGAGTGCGGTGGAAGGACTGCTGGCTACAATCAGCAGTAAGGACCAGCTGCTCAAG GAATCAGCAGAGCATTACAACCGGCTGCTATCTGACCGCACACAAGAGATACAGGAACTGCGAAAACAGCTGTCAAACAGGCAGCAACAGCTCACTGCTGCTGAGAGGCACAACTCCACAACAGCCCAAGAGGGTTATTTAGAGATCGCAGAACTCAGAGCCTTACTTGCTGAGAAGGACGGTATCATCAAT AAACTCCTGCATCGTGGTCAAGACAGAGAGCAGTTCTTAGCAGATATGCAGAAGGACCCTGATCATGTTTTGGAACTCAAACATACAATCCAGATCATGCAGGAGCATTTGGATGAACGGGATG CTGAACTGTCAAAGAGGATCAGTGATGACAATATGGAGAATCTACACGTGCCCCAGAATACAGTCATCCTCTTGAAGAAAGAGCTTTCACAGAAAACTGAAGCACTAAATAAAGCACTTCAGAGGGAGAGTGAACTGAAA ATTTCGCTGGCGGAGCTACAGTCATTACTGTCTGAAATGGAGGGTCGTAATGAAGCCCAGGCTGCTAATATTGAGTCTCTAACGGCCACTCTAAATACCAAGGATGACATTATCAAT ACTCTTCATCAACGCTTCAGTCAGAGAGGAGGCAGTGGGGTAGATCAGAGCCAGGATCCAATGACTGGTTCTGGCATAGAGGGATCCCTCCCAAGTCTTCCTCAGAGAGAGACTACTATGATTGGAGGAGACAGCCAGCAAGAA GTTTTACCCAAATCTGAAGCATTGCAGCAGGAGCATGATGCTTTATATAAAGCCCTTAGAGCTGAACAACAGCTCTACTCCAGCCTTGTCAGGACTGTGAAGGAACAGGACAG TACACAGCGTCTCcatgctctgcagctggagctgacaTCGGTGCAACTCCTCAGGGAACAGTTAGAGGAGAGCATCAGAAATAATAAGGAGCTAAGGGACGATTTGAAGAGTGAGATTCAGAGAGCCAAGCTTAGAGAAG GTGTAGATGCAATTGATCCTAAAGAACTAGAGAGCATGAAACATCAGCTGGAAGACGCACAGCGCTGGAATGCCTCCTTACAAGCTCGCTTAGGAGCCATACAGAACcgtggaggaggagtgggaggggcgAAAGATAGTG GTGACACATTGAGTTTCATTGGAGATCAGACTTCCTACATGAGTATCTGTGTGGGAGAGGAGCATGATGAAAGCTTGTCTGAACTTTCTGCACAAGAGCTTAGACACAAG GTGCTAGAGCTGCAGGACTGTGTAAGCAATCTACAGACTTTGAACAATGAGCTACAGAACCAACTGTCACTGGTGGACAAATCTGATGATGTTGCTCACAAGACCGGCACCAAAAATATGAGCAGTAGCCCATGGAAACAG CAGCTCAAGACAGCCCAGAAGATGCACAACAAAGGGCTTCACTATTCTGTTATTGACAAAGAATGTCAGACAGACATCAGAACTGGAGAG CAGTTTGACGTGGGGACAGATGAAGATCTTAGACAGAGTAGAGAGGATGCTCATTCAGCCAGTGACACCCTGTACACTGAAGAGAAAAAAGTAAAGGACATCACTGCTGATGTATTGGCCCTTGAATCTCTGCTGACAGACTGTGGGGCAACATCTGTTTCACACCTAAG AGAGACACTGCTCAGACTTAGAAGAGAAAATGCAGAGCTTCGTGGTCTCCTGAAGGAACAAAAATCAGCTGAGTgtaaagagaaagagagtgCAGATGCATCAGGGGACAGCAGTGATGGACAggctgagttaaggaggagtcTGGAAACCCTTCAGTCTGACTCTCAGAGTGGGTCTTCAGTGTCGGATGGGAGCTCAGCACCGGTTGTCAGCAGCACTGATGGGATGGTGAATCTGCAAATTAAAAACTTGTCACACCGAAGAAGTGCAAAGCAGCATGTTGCAAAGCACAGG GCCGGTCTCAAATCTCGACTTCCTGTTCCCTTGAGGCTAAGAGGGGAAGCCAGCAGTAGCAGGCAAACGATGAGCTCCGACATTCTAAAACCTGATCCACTTTCAAACCCTCTTTCTGATGACGCTTGTGTGTCTGACCAGCAACTCCACACGGACGCTGATGGCGCCATGTCATCACAGTACAGCACTTCCCCTTCTTCCACTCTTAGATATTCACATCGTAGCTGCAGTCCAGTTGGGTCAGACAAGGGCTCTGATGCCAGCGTGACACTGGATCACACCTACCCCTTGACTGAACTGGAGCTTCTCCACCAGGAATGTCAGGAGAAAGAGGTGCTAATCAACAAGCTAAGTGAGCAGCTTGCTGACTGGGAAGAGCTTCAGTCGCAGCTCCAGGAAAAGGACCAGCTCAATCACCAATACATGGAAGCCTTACAAGCTGCAGAATCCACCATTGCTTACCTGACTGCTTGTAGTCTAGACAGCCAAGAACAACATGTGGCACACAATTTTGGAACAACGGGGAATTTGGACATAAACCACTATACTGGCCGCCAGCAGAATGTGCTGTGGGAGCAGTGCAGGCCTCTTACTGGAAACCAGGACAAGCCTAGAGTTAAAGATGCTGCCACACAGCATTGTCATTATAACACTGGTGAACACAATATTAAAAGTTTGAGGCAGATAGCTACAGAATCACTTAAAGCACATGGGGAAAGCAAAAATCAGTTGGAATTGGGAGCTTCTGATTACATAAGTTTAAATCCTAAGATGACAGAAGCTGTGGTAAAATGCCTTAGTGCTATAGAGTCTGCTGTTGCTTCTCTGGCAGAACACTGCACAGATATTAGTTCACTGTCATCTGGCAAAACATCTCAGATGAGCTCTGACCTACAGGTGAATCTAGACAATCTTCAGAGAGCCTTGCAGGACAGCAATGACCTTGGAGAGGCCACACAATTTTCTGATTTGTGTGAAACAAAGGGACACATTGAGCTCCATAACAACCTCTGCCACCTCTATAAGGTCTTTGGTGATAAAAGTCAAAGAATTTCAGAACTTCAGGCTTCCTTACAAGAACAGAAATGTCGTAAAGAGGATCACTTGGAGAACAGAACTGTACCAGAGGTGAAGGGATTGCCACCAAGTGTTAAATCTGAACTGGAGACTCTCCATAAGGCAttgagggagaagaagaaggcatgtaagagcctggaggagagactggccACTGCCCTCACCAACACAACCATCCctgaaaatgcacaaaaag ctctgagacaggatgataAAGGCGTGCAGGTGGATTTGCAAGATCTGGGTTACGAAACCAGTGGCAAGAGTGAGCAAGATAGGGAAGAGTGCAGTAGCACAG ATTTCGAGGCCGGTTTGAAACCGAGCTGCAGTGCCTCTAGCCTGCCCACTCTACTGAAACATGAGCAGGCCACATTCTCCTCCACTGAAAACCTGGACTCATCATCCAGCACCCCGTACCCTAGTTCCCCAGCTCTTAGCTCAGCCAAG GTCAGTCAAAAAAGCCTTCAGGTCTATAATAAGTACGGTGTTTCTGAAGATCCTCTTCAGCTTCAAGGACAAGTCAGAGAACTGAAGGCCCAGCTGGAAAACCAGGCTAAAGTCATCCTCCAAATGCAAAGTCTCCTGCATCAGAACTCTCTGTCCAGTGATTTGGAATTCCGCACCTCCGATCCTTCCTGTGTCAGGGATCTAAAGGGGAGAAGGGCTGAAGAGGAGAGCCAGGAGGGGGTTAAAAAGGAGGGGGACAAGCCAGTGATGAATGACAAAAGTAGCCACCTGAGCATGGAACTGGAAAGAGAGCGGGCACAGAACAGAAGACTGAgcgaacagctgcagcagacccGCAGTGGCTCTACATCACCAGCAAG GCTGGACTCTCTGGTGCAGTCTCAGGCCAGGGAGCTGTCACAACTCCGCCAGCAGATCAAGGAGAGTCGCAAGCTGGGTGCCCTGCAGcgtcagcagctggaggagcttaACAAGGCCTTCAAGGAGCTGCTGCACGCTAATAAAGTCGACTGCTACATGGGGGAGGTGGTCAAGGAGCAGTTGGACAAAAGCCTTGGCCTTCTGGacaggctggaggggaggcttGACAGAG GAGATTCTTGTCTTGATAATGGCGATGTGGCAGCACTGGAATTATCCAGAAG GTTAGCgcaagagctgcaggagaagaacTGCATCATCCAAAATCTGGAGAGCCAATTAAGAGACCAAAGTCCACACAGTCAGCACAGCTCACACTCAGATCTGTGCCACTCAGACAGGACATCGTCCTCCTACAGCAGCCCAACAACTCATGGCAGCAGTGGGACACAAA ACCAAAAACAGCTCCCTGATTGGAAAACTGCAGCCGCTcgtcctggaggaggagttcCAGAAGAAGGCGTCTCCGGTACCAGCAGCAGACTGCAGGGCCTGCAGAGGGAGAATGGAcgcctgcaggagcagctgaggagcagcgagGAGCTCAACTCCTCCCTACGCAGTGAACTGGATCTGCATCGCTCAATTATGGCCCAGACCTCCTCCCGCCAGCAACAAGACGATGGAAAGGAGGGGTCGAGTTCTCAGACATACATACGAAAACTAGATAGAGAAGTCAGCCCACAGGATCATCCTGCAGACCGTCACTTGAACTCAG ACATGCTGGGAGAACATCTACAGGAGATTCGAGCTTTGCGCCTGCGCTTGGAGGAGAGCATCTGCACAAACGATCGTCTtagggagcagctggagaagaagctggccGAGGTGGAGAGGGACTCAG CCACAAACATCTTCATTCACGGTGAGGAGCGAGGCCAGCTGGCCAATGAGATTCGAATTCTCTGGGGACAAAACCAAGCACTGAAGGAGCAGCTCAGCATGGGGTCAAAAG ACAAGCAGAAAGAGAACGAGAGACTGAGAGAGACTGTGGCCAGAAGGACCGCCAagctggagcagagcaggaaagagtGTGAAGCTCTGAGGCAAGAAAACACCCGACTGCAGGagaggctggagcagagcagccaaGAAACGTCCCAGCTGCAGGAAACACTGCAATACAGCAAGGAGGAGCTGCACAG gttaCAGAGCGAGGTAAACGCCCTGAGGCAGCAGCTATCGGACTCTCAACATCTTCTGAATTCTCTTCggttggagctgcaggtgtttgaaAAGATGAAAACTGACGTTCATAGATGCCATG GACCCAGCGAGGCTCCCCAGGATCCTGCTCCCTCCGGCTCCTGGGATCTCAGCGAGCTGCTTTCGGAGATCCGACacctgaggctgcagctggaaaagAGCATCCAGACCAACACGGCCCTGCGAGAAaaactggaggagcagctgctcaaagGTGCCCACCGCTCTGAAACCATCAACATCAACTACCTGCTGTCCTCTCCAG ACGAAGGTGGCAGGTCACCGGGCCGCGAAGGCAACGACGCGCTCCACCACTCGTTTCATAGTCACAACAAGTGCAGCGGTGGCCTTCAGG ACGAGAGATACCGTGGTCATTTGGAGCTGGACGGCAGTTCACGGGGCAGCAGCTCTGGGGACAGCCTGTCCGGGGCCCCCTCCCGTCTTGTGCCAGGCCATCGGATATGGGCCAATCGCAACGGGCGTCACATTTTGGGTCTGATCGAGGACTACAGCGCCCTCCGCAAACAGATCTCAGACGGCCGGAAGCTTTCGCGCAGCCTGATCGCACAGCTGCAGGAGTGTGTGCAGATTTTCAGACACTCCAGCTCTGACAACAAG ATGTTGGAAGAGCAGCGCCTGAGGAGTCTGACTGGCAGCATGAACAATATGCAGCATGTGCTGGAAGAGGCCGGCCGGCTGCTCAAACTGGTGTGGAGGGTCTCTCTGCCGGCTGCTAACACAGCGGGAGACGGCAGCAGCAACCAGCAG GATGAGCTGATGAAAAACGAGGTAGCCAGACTGAAGAGCAGGCTGTCCCAGCAGGAGAGGATGCTGTGTGGAGCTGTCAAACGCCTGCGCACCACCAACCAGCTCAAAGAAGGAATGGAAAAAATGATTATTGACCAGT tGTATGTAACCCACGGAGTACTGAAGAAAGCCCGGGGGAATTTGGAG ACGAATTATAGTTCCCTCTTTAGCCTGAAAGAGCCGTCTGGAGGACCAGACGAAG GAGGTCCCCGCCGgtggccagtagggggcggtAGAGACCTTCAGCCTGGCAGAGCCGCCGAGGACCCCAGCAGTGACGAATCCTAA